In one window of Leptospira sp. WS92.C1 DNA:
- a CDS encoding tetratricopeptide repeat protein produces MKGLNFMKMNVFTIIILILLNGQFLINCAGKEFRKSQTQDGVLEKDAATREKLKKVSKILNDGNSFFQKGNFEKSLEKANLAINTYPTAPGYYLAGISEYKLGKNQDALISLKKGTDIDAENEQILLTLGIIFTAEGKSENAVEIYEKLESLPVREKYNYSFKKAVLLKNLGKFEQSYSTLKKIPAREFPFPAQLNMQLGDAAVQLKRYEEAETYFEEARKNNPELLSAKKSASVTRVASALENGNQAMRRKSYKEAVSHFQTAVQNDPKNPAPYIFLGNARILNGEHEAALKAFETSLSLKPDYQEAISGIAAVHYKSGNFRKSVSVLEKAISVFPNNAIYQNQMGLNLKGLGESAKALVYFTRAQELDPNFTEPVTNLVFLLITENRYKAARKEAESLRSESEKKQILAFIDVSEQIFEGDKHLRKGDSKKAKVYYEKAKKVSSEEPAVYNAFGRLYFISGESKASEENFKKALLIDKQNIPALQGLIRLYSSQKNQTLANQYTKDLENLTGNDPSAAIILGRTYEDKKEYEKAESVYKNLQKKFPNNEAVNFRLAMLYYKISLEENEKSNHDSALNWISKAEKLSKDIPEIAETRKTIQENQKFATVIPTIQRANKFFDTNHYEKAIPLYQEAFQKTGKLTLYIKIAECYLSLGNEEKGISMLETPPQASRNLQARESIYAFLLRKGEVDKAEEGFKDVLSKKPDSYYSHYQMGIIYLQKKKYEASIDAFDRAILLNTEFVAARIGKGISTYHSGNKKLAKEEFEAAMSQDSSNELAPYNIGIILFNDNLYNEAIAIFKDIIQKNPDFPDAHYQLSYIYYKRGDLEAAEKEIRKALELDRNERDLFALIRILSEQKTKMANPAVKKEVLELGRELAEKFPGSPHATQAERLVIADDDNPVILQSYQSRGKLIGVPLLINDSLLLNYGTSVESIDRDRGIRLWRTQTTTPYKFLLADKRLIGVSEKKLEIMDLKTGLLLRETKLPSGEIKKAALSGENILVEVVTGKNSKIYSYSDQLELNGSVSFEGAFWSGIKSGTLFALTSQKDEIQARVYDASLKDLNPKKINQKGSGELRYLGSYETGIFLLSGKKIISIDNENVSSADLPTESASQFTVRSPYLWFQSGKTIYRMESGSLKLNSFTVESSDIEGILPGKKDDTIVLFKSGKAIRYGLDGKPLWSYALKDEEGKVYSLVYR; encoded by the coding sequence ATGAAAGGTTTGAATTTCATGAAGATGAACGTTTTTACAATCATAATTTTAATTTTACTAAACGGACAGTTTTTGATCAACTGTGCGGGTAAAGAATTTAGAAAATCACAAACTCAGGATGGGGTTCTTGAAAAAGACGCTGCAACTCGTGAGAAGTTGAAAAAAGTCTCTAAAATTCTAAACGACGGAAATTCTTTTTTTCAAAAAGGAAATTTCGAAAAATCGTTAGAGAAAGCAAACCTCGCAATCAATACTTATCCTACTGCGCCGGGTTATTATTTGGCGGGAATCTCCGAATATAAATTGGGTAAAAATCAGGATGCTTTGATCTCTTTAAAAAAGGGAACAGACATCGATGCTGAAAACGAACAAATCCTGCTTACGTTAGGCATCATTTTTACCGCGGAAGGTAAAAGCGAGAATGCGGTAGAAATTTACGAAAAACTGGAATCGCTTCCTGTAAGAGAAAAATACAATTATTCATTTAAGAAAGCCGTCCTTTTAAAAAATCTCGGAAAGTTTGAACAATCGTATTCAACTCTTAAGAAAATTCCGGCAAGAGAATTTCCGTTTCCGGCTCAGTTGAATATGCAGTTGGGTGATGCTGCGGTTCAGTTGAAGAGATACGAAGAAGCAGAGACGTATTTCGAGGAGGCCAGAAAAAATAATCCGGAATTACTTTCCGCAAAAAAATCGGCTTCCGTGACTCGAGTCGCTTCCGCGCTTGAAAACGGAAATCAGGCAATGCGTAGAAAGAGTTATAAGGAAGCCGTTTCTCATTTTCAAACCGCGGTTCAAAATGATCCGAAAAACCCAGCACCATATATTTTTCTCGGTAATGCAAGAATTCTCAACGGGGAACACGAAGCAGCCTTGAAAGCTTTCGAAACTTCTTTATCTCTAAAGCCGGATTATCAAGAAGCGATTTCGGGCATTGCGGCGGTCCATTACAAATCAGGAAATTTTAGAAAGTCGGTAAGCGTTTTGGAAAAGGCGATTTCCGTATTTCCAAATAACGCGATCTATCAAAATCAAATGGGTTTGAATCTGAAAGGGTTGGGAGAATCCGCAAAGGCTTTGGTCTATTTTACACGAGCCCAGGAATTGGATCCGAATTTTACGGAACCGGTCACAAACTTGGTTTTTTTATTGATCACCGAAAATCGTTATAAAGCCGCGAGAAAGGAAGCGGAATCCTTAAGATCAGAATCCGAAAAAAAACAAATTTTGGCCTTTATCGATGTCTCCGAGCAAATTTTCGAAGGTGATAAACATTTAAGAAAAGGGGATTCCAAGAAAGCCAAGGTTTATTACGAAAAAGCAAAAAAGGTATCCTCGGAGGAGCCCGCCGTTTATAACGCGTTCGGAAGATTGTATTTTATTTCCGGAGAATCGAAAGCGTCCGAAGAGAATTTTAAAAAAGCTCTTTTGATTGATAAACAGAATATTCCCGCTCTTCAAGGATTGATTCGTCTTTATTCTTCACAAAAAAATCAAACTCTTGCGAATCAATACACTAAAGATTTGGAGAATTTGACCGGAAACGATCCGTCAGCGGCAATCATTTTGGGTAGAACCTACGAAGACAAAAAAGAATACGAAAAGGCCGAATCCGTATATAAAAATCTTCAGAAAAAATTTCCAAATAACGAAGCGGTTAACTTTCGTTTGGCGATGTTGTATTATAAAATTTCTTTGGAAGAAAACGAAAAGAGCAATCACGATTCCGCCCTGAATTGGATTTCCAAAGCTGAAAAGTTATCCAAAGATATTCCGGAAATCGCCGAAACCCGAAAAACGATTCAAGAAAACCAAAAGTTTGCTACCGTGATTCCGACGATTCAAAGAGCGAATAAGTTTTTCGATACGAATCATTATGAAAAAGCAATTCCTTTGTATCAGGAAGCGTTTCAAAAAACCGGAAAGCTGACCTTATATATTAAAATAGCCGAATGTTATCTTTCTCTCGGAAACGAGGAAAAAGGGATTTCGATGCTGGAAACGCCGCCTCAAGCATCGCGCAATTTGCAAGCAAGAGAGTCAATCTACGCGTTTTTACTGAGGAAGGGAGAGGTTGATAAAGCCGAAGAGGGATTTAAGGACGTTCTTTCTAAAAAGCCAGATTCGTATTACAGCCACTATCAAATGGGAATCATTTATCTTCAAAAAAAGAAATATGAGGCTTCGATCGATGCTTTTGACAGGGCTATTCTTCTCAACACCGAGTTTGTAGCCGCAAGGATCGGAAAGGGAATTTCAACATATCATTCCGGAAATAAAAAACTCGCAAAAGAGGAATTTGAAGCGGCGATGTCGCAGGATTCTTCGAACGAACTCGCTCCTTACAATATAGGAATTATTCTTTTTAACGATAATCTATACAACGAAGCGATCGCGATTTTTAAAGATATCATTCAAAAAAATCCCGACTTTCCGGACGCTCATTATCAACTTTCCTATATCTATTACAAACGCGGTGATTTAGAGGCCGCTGAAAAAGAAATCCGCAAAGCACTGGAATTGGACAGAAACGAAAGGGATCTTTTTGCTTTGATTCGGATTCTTTCGGAACAAAAAACCAAAATGGCAAATCCTGCGGTTAAAAAAGAAGTTTTAGAATTGGGAAGAGAGCTCGCTGAAAAATTCCCCGGTTCCCCGCACGCAACCCAAGCAGAACGATTGGTGATCGCCGACGACGATAATCCGGTGATTTTGCAATCGTATCAAAGTAGAGGCAAACTGATCGGGGTTCCTCTTTTGATCAATGACTCCTTACTTTTGAATTATGGAACCAGTGTGGAATCGATCGATAGGGATCGTGGAATTCGTCTTTGGAGAACTCAGACTACAACTCCGTATAAATTTTTATTAGCCGATAAACGATTGATCGGTGTTTCGGAAAAAAAATTGGAAATCATGGATCTCAAAACCGGGCTACTACTCAGAGAAACCAAACTTCCTTCGGGTGAAATTAAAAAAGCAGCTCTTTCCGGAGAGAATATTTTGGTCGAAGTAGTTACAGGCAAGAATTCCAAAATTTATAGCTATTCGGATCAACTTGAGTTAAACGGTTCGGTATCTTTTGAAGGTGCTTTTTGGTCCGGCATTAAATCCGGAACTTTGTTTGCGCTCACTTCTCAGAAGGATGAAATTCAAGCTCGGGTATATGACGCTTCTCTTAAAGATTTAAATCCAAAAAAAATCAATCAAAAAGGTTCCGGAGAATTGAGATATCTCGGATCCTATGAAACCGGAATTTTCCTTCTTTCCGGAAAGAAAATCATTTCGATCGATAACGAAAATGTTTCTTCGGCCGATCTTCCGACCGAATCCGCTTCTCAGTTTACCGTAAGATCTCCGTATCTCTGGTTTCAATCCGGAAAAACGATTTATAGAATGGAATCGGGTTCTTTAAAACTCAATTCTTTCACTGTAGAATCTTCGGATATCGAAGGAATTCTTCCCGGCAAAAAAGACGATACAATCGTCCTTTTTAAATCCGGAAAAGCGATTCGATACGGGTTGGATGGAAAACCTTTGTGGTCTTATGCTCTAAAAGATGAGGAAGGCAAAGTTTATTCTTTGGTGTATCGCTGA
- a CDS encoding tRNA (guanosine(46)-N(7))-methyltransferase TrmB, whose protein sequence is MIQDLEDKLWSIASGIPFASEYFLQASPVRKLKKDNLFSKEFETYFLELGSGWGEVAIEMARQRPNTGFVLMEKKFDRIRHTIRGIERHSLKNVKILCVNFNWFLEDVFEDRVFSEILLNFPDPWPKKRHRKKRTMNLKFLHSLQTLLPEGGKFSFATDYGPYARRVMRLFRDSKSFKPEVEELRLERMEFPVSHFERKKREEGKRIYYIDQILIQK, encoded by the coding sequence ATGATCCAAGATCTCGAAGACAAACTGTGGTCGATCGCAAGCGGAATTCCGTTCGCTTCTGAATATTTTTTACAAGCTAGCCCAGTAAGGAAACTGAAAAAAGATAATTTATTCTCAAAAGAATTCGAGACATATTTTTTAGAGTTAGGTTCCGGTTGGGGGGAGGTCGCGATCGAGATGGCCCGTCAAAGACCAAACACCGGATTTGTCTTAATGGAGAAGAAATTCGATCGAATTCGACATACGATACGCGGAATCGAAAGGCATTCTCTCAAAAACGTAAAAATACTCTGTGTTAATTTCAATTGGTTCTTAGAGGACGTATTCGAAGACAGGGTTTTTTCGGAAATTTTACTGAATTTTCCGGATCCATGGCCTAAAAAAAGGCATCGTAAAAAAAGAACGATGAACTTGAAGTTTCTTCATTCTTTGCAGACTCTTTTGCCCGAAGGAGGAAAGTTTTCCTTCGCCACCGATTATGGTCCGTATGCGAGAAGAGTGATGCGACTTTTCCGTGACTCGAAATCTTTTAAACCGGAAGTGGAGGAATTGAGGCTGGAAAGGATGGAATTTCCCGTTTCTCACTTTGAAAGAAAGAAACGGGAAGAAGGAAAAAGAATCTATTACATAGATCAGATTTTGATTCAAAAATAA
- a CDS encoding MBL fold metallo-hydrolase, producing MKVKLYGVRGSLPTPLSDSEYREKILKILKAAHSEIKQKNGSFSEEEFLNSLDPSLSRTVGGNTTCVFIQAQSGERYIIDCGSGIRQLGNDLLAEGLKPGDKIHILITHTHWDHIQGWMFFKPAYFPGVEIHFYSTIPNLQERLERQQNEENFPLPLSGMMSKKTFHLLEKNQSTDIGSVKITPFLLRHPGNCTGFRFEEQGKSFLFCTDVEVQEPDLEEFQDLKRSFGKTDMLIIDAQYSSEEAVKKIGWGHTCGKVAVKCGEILEVDRLVLTHHEPDHKDDEILRIFQKESEASVKMEVLLGRENDSFSL from the coding sequence GTGAAAGTAAAATTATACGGCGTCCGGGGTTCCCTCCCCACCCCACTGAGCGATTCGGAATATAGGGAAAAAATTCTAAAAATCCTGAAAGCCGCCCATTCCGAAATTAAACAAAAAAACGGAAGTTTCTCCGAAGAAGAATTTTTAAACTCATTGGATCCTTCTCTTTCTCGAACAGTAGGGGGAAATACAACTTGCGTCTTCATCCAGGCTCAATCCGGAGAACGTTATATCATCGACTGCGGTTCCGGAATTCGCCAGTTGGGCAACGATCTTCTTGCGGAAGGACTTAAGCCCGGAGATAAAATCCACATTTTGATTACTCATACTCATTGGGATCACATTCAAGGCTGGATGTTTTTTAAACCCGCATACTTCCCGGGGGTTGAAATCCATTTCTATTCTACCATTCCTAACCTTCAAGAGCGATTGGAAAGACAACAGAATGAGGAAAATTTTCCTCTGCCACTTTCCGGTATGATGTCGAAAAAGACGTTTCATCTTTTAGAAAAAAATCAAAGCACCGACATCGGCTCGGTAAAGATTACACCATTTTTGCTCAGACATCCCGGAAACTGCACCGGCTTTCGTTTTGAGGAGCAAGGTAAAAGCTTTCTGTTTTGCACCGATGTGGAAGTGCAAGAGCCCGATTTAGAAGAATTCCAAGATTTGAAACGCTCTTTTGGAAAAACGGACATGCTTATCATCGACGCCCAATATAGTTCCGAAGAGGCCGTAAAGAAAATCGGCTGGGGACATACTTGTGGAAAGGTGGCCGTGAAATGCGGTGAAATTTTAGAAGTCGATCGATTGGTTTTAACACACCACGAACCGGATCATAAAGACGATGAAATTTTAAGAATTTTCCAAAAAGAATCCGAAGCTTCCGTAAAAATGGAGGTTCTGTTGGGACGAGAAAACGATTCGTTTTCACTCTAA
- a CDS encoding PilZ domain-containing protein, with amino-acid sequence MRTEIGQQKKTASDDLDDKRFYKRFRKNNLVKMILGKNEVLGNLEDISMIGASISSREEILLGERIKFMSPLFSIEIEADIIRRDLIQERYKYGLVFHDLSDDAIVEILNNIVR; translated from the coding sequence ATGCGTACAGAAATAGGACAACAAAAAAAAACTGCTAGCGATGATCTTGACGATAAACGTTTTTATAAACGCTTTCGTAAGAATAACCTAGTGAAGATGATTCTTGGAAAGAACGAGGTTTTAGGAAATCTGGAAGATATCAGTATGATCGGAGCTTCGATCAGCTCTCGAGAAGAGATTCTTTTAGGTGAACGCATAAAATTTATGTCTCCTTTATTTTCAATCGAAATCGAAGCTGATATCATCCGTCGAGATCTCATTCAGGAGAGATATAAATACGGTTTGGTGTTTCATGACTTGTCTGACGATGCGATTGTGGAGATTCTCAATAATATCGTCCGATGA
- the yihA gene encoding ribosome biogenesis GTP-binding protein YihA/YsxC — MNEDPQKKDEPFFKDVEFNASYGEASKIPTKGIPQIAFAGRSNAGKSSLLNAILERKSLAKVSSTPGKTKLLNFFFVNRSIYLVDLPGFGYSANSHKDHEAMMGLLMDYLNHAKDLKSLFLVCDSQRDLPEEELELIGTCFERNIKPVLVRTKIDKLNQSDLSKLRKKMKNIHELYPMLETVLVSNKSGKGLPELRKIVDSLIGMVGNPLENLTERIEEIS; from the coding sequence ATGAACGAGGATCCTCAAAAAAAGGATGAGCCATTCTTCAAGGACGTAGAATTTAACGCGTCCTATGGCGAAGCAAGTAAAATCCCCACAAAAGGGATTCCGCAAATCGCGTTTGCAGGCAGATCCAACGCCGGCAAATCCTCTCTTCTCAACGCAATCCTAGAACGGAAATCTTTGGCAAAAGTTTCTTCCACTCCCGGAAAAACCAAACTTCTCAATTTCTTTTTTGTAAACCGCTCGATCTATTTGGTCGATCTGCCCGGTTTTGGTTATTCTGCAAATTCTCACAAAGATCACGAAGCGATGATGGGGCTTCTTATGGACTATCTCAATCACGCAAAGGACCTAAAATCTCTGTTTTTGGTTTGTGATTCTCAGAGAGATCTTCCGGAAGAAGAACTCGAATTGATAGGGACCTGTTTTGAAAGAAATATAAAGCCAGTTTTGGTTCGAACAAAGATCGATAAACTCAATCAAAGCGATCTGTCCAAACTTAGAAAAAAAATGAAGAATATTCACGAACTTTATCCGATGTTAGAGACTGTTCTTGTTTCTAACAAATCGGGAAAAGGACTTCCGGAACTAAGAAAGATAGTGGATTCTTTGATCGGTATGGTCGGAAATCCCCTCGAAAATCTTACGGAAAGAATCGAAGAGATTTCTTAA
- a CDS encoding GAF domain-containing SpoIIE family protein phosphatase: protein MGKLEIICIRASCHLHHSTFMTCAFCSEFKTPEGVFHNGRFLCRSCGRQWILEKRKNPRLQPPTDTSFSNDVLIEFLSLFNTSPNLGHLLESFTSLAFFKLGIPGISVMIYEPRLDRMTVMSVKNQKPSLSKVALHFEIKKGEDNGPLTECIETCKSIYYKFADQKHKHFKQYARLNRTIASLVVPIHLNGEVLGIISVDYNRDDPDKAENDRYFLELIAAQFAVTLKNRILFEVSQTQSRNFRSLHSAALRLSSLGFKYKVEIFRVILLSLTEFSENDLYALFEWNKDNHTLFGHFLTGNITSPEIRMDVDMNMARQSTFKVRIQTTQEESETIAEAKKRASRKEPEPIPGEMLIPKNRYEYFLKEVFELTESKLAFSSDFPELEKFGMWGLNLAILPVVHTDKSDIVVILGKRKDRQFTSEELEVLNAFSIQAGISIQNYHLFDQRAQKERLDKEIEIAKELQKSLLPRKMPEHSGYEFAGTMVPARGVGGDYYDFITDPFNTETVICIGDVSGKGVPAGIVMATVRTIIHSLVRKKVSPWDIVNTVNTYIFQNYNEAASPRFMSMTVIKWEMNRNEFRFSGAGQGILYLYRASSKTIEEVQTGGIILGIGPDITKFENLNQFRMLSGDLLIMCTDGVLEASNQDGIQYEAERLKTSILQLQDQPLQTMLDGIVSEIKKFTGNQEQMDDITLAAIRRIR from the coding sequence TTGGGAAAATTGGAAATAATTTGTATCAGAGCGAGTTGTCATCTGCATCATTCTACGTTTATGACCTGCGCATTCTGCTCAGAATTTAAAACGCCCGAGGGAGTATTTCATAACGGGCGTTTCCTTTGTAGATCCTGTGGCAGACAATGGATTCTGGAAAAAAGGAAGAATCCTCGGCTTCAACCTCCAACAGACACAAGTTTTAGCAACGACGTCCTGATCGAATTTCTATCGCTTTTCAATACAAGCCCCAACCTGGGTCATTTGCTGGAAAGCTTTACTTCTCTTGCATTTTTTAAGTTGGGAATCCCGGGCATCAGCGTAATGATCTACGAACCCCGTTTGGATCGAATGACGGTCATGTCCGTCAAAAATCAAAAACCTTCTCTTTCTAAAGTGGCTCTGCATTTCGAAATCAAAAAAGGCGAGGATAATGGACCTCTTACCGAATGTATCGAAACGTGTAAGTCCATTTACTACAAATTTGCCGATCAAAAACACAAACACTTCAAACAATATGCAAGACTCAACCGAACCATCGCTTCACTTGTGGTTCCCATTCATCTCAACGGAGAAGTATTGGGAATCATTTCTGTGGATTACAATCGGGACGATCCGGATAAAGCAGAAAATGATCGATACTTTTTAGAATTGATTGCCGCACAATTTGCGGTCACTTTAAAAAATCGAATTCTATTCGAAGTTTCACAAACTCAGTCTAGAAATTTCAGATCGTTACATTCCGCAGCGCTCCGACTTTCCTCCTTGGGATTTAAATACAAGGTTGAAATTTTTAGAGTCATTCTGCTTTCGCTAACCGAATTTTCCGAAAACGATCTTTATGCCCTTTTTGAATGGAACAAAGACAATCATACATTGTTCGGACATTTTCTTACGGGGAACATTACAAGTCCTGAAATTAGAATGGATGTCGATATGAATATGGCCAGACAATCCACGTTCAAAGTAAGAATTCAAACCACTCAAGAAGAATCGGAAACGATCGCTGAAGCAAAAAAGCGGGCGTCGCGTAAGGAACCGGAGCCGATTCCGGGTGAGATGTTGATTCCTAAAAATCGTTATGAATATTTTCTCAAAGAAGTTTTCGAACTTACGGAATCCAAGTTGGCCTTTTCGTCCGATTTTCCAGAGCTTGAAAAATTCGGAATGTGGGGTTTAAATCTCGCAATTCTACCGGTGGTTCACACGGATAAATCCGATATCGTAGTCATACTCGGAAAAAGAAAAGATCGTCAGTTTACTTCCGAAGAATTAGAAGTTTTGAATGCTTTTTCCATTCAAGCCGGAATTTCGATCCAGAATTATCATCTCTTTGATCAAAGAGCTCAAAAAGAAAGACTCGATAAAGAGATAGAAATTGCAAAGGAACTTCAAAAATCATTGCTTCCCAGAAAAATGCCTGAACACAGCGGATACGAATTCGCGGGAACAATGGTCCCAGCGAGGGGAGTCGGAGGGGATTATTACGATTTTATCACGGATCCGTTCAATACCGAAACCGTGATTTGTATCGGAGACGTAAGCGGAAAGGGAGTTCCCGCCGGAATCGTCATGGCAACCGTAAGAACGATCATCCATTCTTTGGTTCGAAAAAAGGTAAGTCCTTGGGATATCGTAAACACTGTAAATACCTATATCTTTCAAAATTACAACGAAGCTGCGTCTCCTAGGTTTATGTCTATGACTGTTATCAAATGGGAAATGAATCGAAATGAGTTTCGATTTAGCGGAGCCGGACAAGGAATTCTTTATCTTTATAGAGCCTCTTCAAAAACGATAGAAGAAGTACAAACCGGAGGAATCATTTTAGGAATCGGCCCGGATATTACAAAATTCGAGAATTTGAATCAGTTCCGAATGTTGTCTGGAGATTTGCTGATCATGTGTACAGACGGGGTTTTGGAGGCTTCCAATCAAGACGGAATTCAATACGAGGCTGAAAGGTTAAAAACATCGATTCTTCAACTACAAGATCAACCGTTGCAAACGATGCTGGACGGTATCGTTTCCGAAATTAAAAAATTTACCGGAAACCAAGAACAGATGGATGATATAACTCTTGCAGCAATCCGAAGGATCCGTTAA
- a CDS encoding sigma 54-interacting transcriptional regulator yields the protein MNSTLDPDKLLDLILERCIQICEVGSGSLMLINEKENLLDIVTFRGMNPSIRTKVKLKVGEGITGIVAASGEGMIVSDVTANPHYISIKDDIMSELAVPMIVEDVVIGVISLDSSRKEAFNDDHLEIISTLANQAAQIFKNLQIFRQLDQKNKIQQVLIDISRTVTSTLILQEIFEDIMDRLEKSLNLERGSIVLFEPEKSILKLEAASGLTAEEMEKGVYLPGEGVTGKVFETGEPIIVESIANDENFLNRVGNAAHFKNNPENVSFLAAPIKSDTDVLGVVSVYFVHKKYIDLKTYLDFLQVVASIIYQAIRIQKLIDEEKREISRENVLLKRELKNKYKFGSLIGKSKPMEKLFEMIHLVSDSRASVLITGESGTGKEMIASAIHYNSSRSDKPFIKINCAAIPENLLESELFGHKKGSFTGAVADKKGKFEMADTGTIFLDEIGEMDLNLQSKLLRVLQEKEIEAVGSVKPKKIDVRIIAATNANLEELISEKRFRPDLFYRLNVVNMITPPLRERADDIPLLINHFIAKYAEENGKKINGVTREAHKLLMNYNWPGNVRELENVIERAVVLSQLEMLDIQDFSEINGRLLYGDEEFDSETGDADASVEIANSRFSSSHLDALDGRAIEVVVGEVEARLIKYAMKKFKYTKTRVAKFLGINRNTLDKKIKDLKIDY from the coding sequence ATGAACTCCACCTTGGATCCGGATAAACTTCTGGATTTGATTTTAGAGCGTTGTATCCAAATCTGCGAAGTCGGTTCTGGATCCTTGATGTTGATCAACGAAAAAGAGAATCTCTTGGATATTGTTACGTTCCGAGGGATGAATCCGTCGATCCGCACAAAAGTAAAATTGAAAGTGGGGGAAGGTATTACAGGAATCGTTGCCGCTTCCGGCGAGGGGATGATCGTAAGCGACGTTACCGCCAATCCGCATTATATTTCCATCAAAGACGATATCATGTCCGAACTTGCGGTTCCTATGATTGTAGAGGACGTGGTAATCGGAGTGATCTCTCTCGATTCCAGCCGTAAGGAAGCATTTAACGACGATCATCTGGAAATCATTTCTACACTTGCAAATCAAGCTGCGCAAATATTTAAGAATTTACAGATCTTCAGACAACTCGATCAAAAAAATAAAATTCAACAAGTGCTGATCGACATTTCAAGAACGGTTACGTCCACTTTGATTCTTCAGGAAATTTTTGAAGATATCATGGATCGTTTGGAAAAGTCGTTAAACCTCGAAAGAGGAAGTATCGTTTTGTTTGAACCTGAAAAATCCATTTTGAAACTCGAAGCGGCGTCGGGTTTAACCGCGGAAGAAATGGAAAAAGGGGTTTATCTTCCCGGAGAAGGTGTTACCGGAAAAGTTTTTGAAACCGGCGAGCCGATCATCGTAGAGTCCATCGCAAACGACGAAAACTTTTTAAATCGAGTCGGCAACGCGGCTCACTTTAAAAATAATCCTGAGAACGTTAGTTTTCTTGCAGCTCCGATCAAATCCGATACGGATGTCCTCGGCGTTGTGAGCGTTTATTTTGTTCACAAGAAATACATCGATCTCAAAACATATTTGGATTTTTTACAGGTTGTAGCTTCGATCATCTATCAAGCGATCCGAATCCAGAAATTGATCGACGAAGAAAAAAGAGAGATCTCGAGAGAAAACGTTCTTCTCAAACGAGAATTAAAGAATAAATATAAATTCGGATCTCTTATCGGTAAATCCAAACCGATGGAAAAACTTTTCGAGATGATTCATCTCGTATCCGATTCCAGAGCGTCTGTGTTGATCACGGGAGAATCCGGAACCGGTAAAGAAATGATTGCGTCCGCGATTCATTATAATTCTTCCAGATCGGATAAGCCGTTTATTAAAATCAACTGTGCGGCGATTCCCGAAAACTTATTGGAGAGCGAACTATTCGGTCATAAAAAGGGATCCTTTACCGGCGCAGTCGCGGACAAGAAAGGTAAGTTTGAAATGGCCGATACAGGAACGATTTTTTTGGATGAAATCGGAGAGATGGATTTGAATCTTCAGTCCAAACTTCTGCGTGTTCTGCAAGAAAAAGAAATCGAAGCGGTTGGGTCCGTTAAGCCTAAAAAAATCGACGTAAGAATCATCGCCGCTACGAACGCAAATTTAGAAGAGCTTATCTCCGAGAAACGATTTAGACCCGACCTTTTTTACAGATTGAACGTAGTCAATATGATCACTCCTCCTTTGAGAGAAAGAGCGGACGATATTCCTTTGCTCATCAATCACTTTATCGCAAAGTATGCGGAAGAGAATGGAAAGAAGATCAACGGTGTCACGAGAGAAGCTCATAAACTTTTGATGAATTACAACTGGCCTGGAAACGTTCGAGAGCTCGAAAACGTCATCGAACGCGCGGTTGTTTTATCTCAATTGGAAATGCTGGACATTCAAGATTTCTCAGAGATTAACGGACGTTTACTTTACGGAGACGAAGAATTCGATTCGGAAACGGGAGACGCGGACGCATCCGTAGAAATCGCAAATTCGAGATTCTCCTCCTCTCATTTGGATGCATTGGATGGAAGAGCCATTGAAGTTGTCGTCGGCGAAGTAGAAGCTCGTTTGATCAAGTATGCGATGAAGAAATTTAAATACACGAAAACGAGAGTCGCAAAATTTTTAGGAATCAATCGGAATACTTTGGATAAAAAAATCAAAGACCTAAAGATCGATTATTGA